The genomic region TTAAGAAAAAGAGACATGCAATTTTCCTGTctcttatgttttaatttttatttagatacCAAGAAAATTTACCAGCAAAGTTGAAGGAAAGATGGGTTATGAAGATTTTGTTTACTTCATACTGGCAGAGGAGGATAAATCTTCTGAACCTGGGCTAGTGTATTGGTATACTTCCTTTCATTTCTAGACCTAGTTCAGAACAATCTGCACTATTGAGTCTTAGAAGTCTTTGATTCATTTGAAAAACTAGTTTAAGTTCATATGTTGTCTCCAATAACAAATTTTACATGACCAACTTTATGTTTTGTCTTGTTGCAATGTACAACAGCAATAAGTTTACTATTGTCCATATGCCAATAATGTAGACAAAGCAAGTCTCTTGTTGTTCATGTGGTTTGTCAGAAAACCTTGCATGTGCTGCTGCATTGGTGTTAAAATCATTAAGGGAGTTTACTTAAAAACTAAGCTTGGATTTATTACTTGACGATGTAACATGTACATTCCTGAAGATTGTATTATGCAATTGTAATTGTACTTGTGATCTTATCCTCAGTTATATatctttagaaaatattttccttTAAGGTTAAGCGAGAGTTCCTTGTGTGATCAGTTATCTAATCTAATAATGACACAGAATTGAGCATTTTCCATCAGGGTATTGTATAAGTCAGAATTTTCGAATTTTGAGGAATCTCTTGGTAAGGGCTTGGGCCTCACATAGGTACTTCTACTAGAAGGACAAAAGGTTATTCCCTTACTTCTACCCACCATTTCTGTTAGtaataaaaagagaggaaTGGTGCGATTTCTAGGGAGAGAATCATCCTTTATGCATATTGATAGATGGTTAATACTCAATACTGTTTTGGAGCCAGTACACATTATCAGTAGATTTCTTCTCACGTATGAGACTTATGTAAATCGGGTGGCACATCGTTTGATGCCTCTTTAGTGGAAATGATCCAACTAGATCTTGTCATCCTGCCCTGAATCTGTGCTCATTCAGAACTGCCACTTGCTTGCAATTTCGTCAATATCCAGTTTGATTAATTGGGAAAACAAATGGTGTTTCAAATTGTATCAATTATTGTGAAATACTTGTACTTATTTCAACTATttgatgtataaatatttatttaatcttcAATGTATTTATGAAGCCAAAACTATGTTGTAATTACCTCCCATTGTggtcttatttctttttttatattacctTAAGCATCCCTTGTTATCTGAATTTTCCTGATCAGTCAGAATGATTCATTCAGGTTCAGATGCATTGATATGGATGGGAATGGAGTCCTCACACCAAATGAAATGCAATTCTTTTATGAAGAGCAATTGCATCGGATGGAATGCTTGGCTCAAGAGCCAGTGCTCTTTGAGGATATCTTGTGCCAGATTTTTGATATGATTGGACCAGAGGTCATTCCTGGAGTCATGTTTATGACTCAACTTTTGACTAagttttttgtaattttcttttggctACATGCTTTCTGCATGACCAATTGCGGTACTTGATGTGTTCACAGAATGAGGGCTACATCACACTGCGTGACATGAAAAATTCTAAACTCTCTGGAAATGTTTTCAACATTCTTTTCAACCTCAATAAATTCATTGCTTTTGAAAGTCGTGATCCTTTCCTCATTCGTCAGGTATGTGcgagtttataaatttgttcatcactgcacaaaagaaaaggaattgaGTTGAGGTAATTTGTTGCTTGGTTTGCTCATtacttgataaatttattaggaACGGGAAAATCCAGCTTTGACAGAATGGGATCGCTTTGCACATAGAGAATACATTAGGCTTTCTATGGAAGATGATGGTGACGATGCTTCAAATGGCAGTCCAGATATATGGGATGAATCTTATGAGGCACCCTTTTGAAATTAGTAAGGTATGTGTCATGAAGGTGTCTTCACTGATTAATGATGATGCAGTACTATGACAAACgctaatttttcattatttcgGTTGCCTCAATCCATAAGATCACCACTATCTTTTAATGTTTTGGACGTACTGGTAGTGCTATGGTCAGTACTGTCCGacttattatttgtttttaaattcGAATATTTTGCcagtttatgaattttagaactCCACTATggatttatctttttatttcaacACATGTCATggaattgaatttaaaattaaaacagttATCACGAGAAAAGTAAGTGGTGAGGAGATTGAGTTTTGGTTACCAGGGAAAGTTCAAAAACATAAAGCAAGTTTGCATAAGATGCATGATTATCTTTGAACGAGGGTGCTATGATGAGCTCTATGTTATCAGCTTCTCTGATTCAATGTGGAAGTTACTTAATCATTGCTGTCATCTTGAAGGCTGTGGAGTGTGGACATCGATTGATCTTGCACAACATTGAAGAATTATACTGTGGTTGTGGAATATAGAATACCCAATGATCGTAGTTATCCAGCTATCTCCATCCCAACTGTAGTCAGCAGGTAATGTCTGGGTTTAGCAAGTGCAACTATTGTGAGTGACAGTTGGGTTGGATACAGCTTCTAGGAATACAGATTAGCAAGAAAGAGTAGAGAACAGTTGGTCGCCAGTGATATTTTTTTTCCCTTGTCTATAAGTAGCTCAAAATAATGTGAGCTAAAATTTTgtttgtaaaaaataattatcacatATTTTTGCGGTTGTATATCTTTCATCCCCTTTTCTTGTAGATGTTGaatgttttcatttttctttgataatcAATTCTTCATCAAATAATAGGCACAATAAGGATTTTTCATTCTCAGACACTCTTCCAGTTCTGTTTTCTTTGTCATCAATACTTATTACTATTTGTAGACACAATAAGCGTATCATTCCAGTTCCCACTATCAGTACTGAGATCTTGGccatatttgatatttatgatGAACAATACATTCAAAGAACCCTAGTGCTCCAGTTTCCAAATAGATTCTAGTTTAGGAAAGTATCATAATTCCccatattttttgtttctttgtttcaaatttataccattttttttcatttttactgtGTTGAAACATTAAAgtggtttttaattttttaaaaatttacgaTTTCAGTTGATTTTTGAAACAATCGAAAGAAAActgacaaataaaaatttagaagaaaaaaaagttaaaaatactgtaattttttaaaaagttgcACCttgaaaatgatatatatatctttttggAGTTTATTTTATGGAACTTGACATGACAGGATACTTAAACTATCTCATCAGTACTAAGATAGTGGGCCTTAACTATGGAGTTCCATCCATCATTTCATCTATTAGAGGTTCTTGGCATGGAAAATTGGATTTCTGTGCAATACAATGCAAGAGGTAAATGCAACCAAATTGGGGTAGCCTAAGGTCCAAAGACCATTACTCTTTTCTAAACAATCATTATTCTCTCGGGTACAAACGAGTAAATCCTGTTTGGCATAGcgtttttaaattaatttattcttttcaaatctatttattaaaagcaaaaaaaatcaGTTTCTTCTAAAAGTTATTTATGCAATTATTaagaagattaaaaaaaaaaaacacccTCACGTCAGTACTCCGAAAAACCTATAAATCGAAGTAAAACTTCTATTGCTGATGGGGGAACTATGATCTTTGACTTGGTTTTCATCTAAATATCACACACTATTTTCAACAAAGAATATTGCTACCAAATTCTTTCACTAATATAGATGATGAAACTTGTAAATCTAGTCATTTTAGTTTGGTTCCACTTTATCTTCTATTTCAGTAGTAAATCATGTATTTTTGCACTCCACCTAacattctttttccttttatctcGAGTTtctcaattaatttattataaatagacattcatttattattaaaatttaaaaatatttatatatatcaatattagCAAGAGATTACTCTAAAGTCTGTAAAagagattataaaaaaaatttctagcttgattaatattttaagttcGAATTTTGAGTATGCATATGagtta from Ricinus communis isolate WT05 ecotype wild-type chromosome 9, ASM1957865v1, whole genome shotgun sequence harbors:
- the LOC8263763 gene encoding serine/threonine protein phosphatase 2A regulatory subunit B''beta isoform X3, with amino-acid sequence MDLATRIYTVLKQRDCEYLTQDDFKPILRDLLASHPGLEFLQSTIEFQERYAETVTYRIFYYVNRSGSGRLTLKELRHGNLIAAMQHVDEEEDINKVLRYFSYEHFYVIYCKFWELDTDHDFFIDKENLIRYGNHALTYRIVDRIFSQIPRKFTSKVEGKMGYEDFVYFILAEEDKSSEPGLVYWFRCIDMDGNGVLTPNEMQFFYEEQLHRMECLAQEPVLFEDILCQIFDMIGPENEGYITLRDMKNSKLSGNVFNILFNLNKFIAFESRDPFLIRQERENPALTEWDRFAHREYIRLSMEDDGDDASNGSPDIWDESYEAPF